A window of Nicotiana tabacum cultivar K326 chromosome 24, ASM71507v2, whole genome shotgun sequence contains these coding sequences:
- the LOC107822616 gene encoding ninja-family protein AFP2, translated as MEVLNMHVHVEIVKFKRFSVVLLIIYFVGNLWFAMGDNTDEKKKSSRVLEMENFSMESSRFSRDLLQRFMGSSSSRAKDEDEENDEGELELNLGLSLGGRFGVDKSCNNKLIRSSSVAACLPIVRDDDALTSSPPVSYPASLVRTSSLPVETEEEWRKRKELQTLRRMEAKRRRSEKQRNLRGGDKESAGGSVEDEKREIEVNLKGKLEKEQYLATAKKFGLSVSPTLAAVARQGSLGGGGMDLAMGKGKGSYSGSKKQGQGQLGSQGSVESQGGGGSSSSMSELESKPPQGSGELSPAIIHSLQGGGSQDVASSGSKMKEIVNRLSGGDMDSSPSKRLDAAKRQAKETGANALGDMPCVFTKGDGPNGRRVDGILYKYGKGEEVRIMCVCHGSFYSPAEFVKHAGGTDVAHPLKHIVVNPNASPLL; from the exons ATGGAAGTGTTAAACATGCATGTACATGTGGAAATAGTTAAGTTTAAGAGGTTTAGTGTGGTGTTGTTGATAATATATTTTGTGGGTAATTTATGGTTTGCTATGGGAGATAATACAgatgagaaaaagaaaagtaGTAGAGTACTGGAAATGGAGAATTTTTCTATGGAAAGTAGTAGATTTTCAAGGGACTTATTGCAAAGATTTATGGGGAGTAGTAGTTCAAGAGCAAAGGATGAGGATGAGGAAAATGATGAGGGAGAATTAGAGTTGAATCTTGGATTGTCATTAGGAGGTAGATTTGGTGTGGACAAGTCTTGTAATAATAAGTTGATAAGGTCTAGTTCTGTAGCTGCTTGTTTGCCTATAGTTAGAGATGATGATGCTTTAACATCATCACCTCCAGTTTCTTATCCAGCTAGTTTAGTGAGAACATCTTCTTTGCCTGTGGAGACTGAGGAAGAATGGAGGAAAAGGAAAGAGTTGCAGACTTTGAGAAGAATGGAAGCTAAGAGGAGAAGATCAGAGAAGCAGAGGAATTTAAGGGGCGGTGATAAAGAAAGTGCAGGAGGAAGTGTGGAAGATGAAAAGAGGGAAATTGAGGTGAATTTGAAAGGTAAATTGGAGAAAGAACAGTACTTGGCGACAGCGAAAAAGTTTGGTTTATCGGTATCTCCAACGTTGGCTGCAGTTGCTAGACAGGGTAGTTTGGGAGGAGGTGGAATGGATTTGGCAATGGGAAAAGGTAAAGGAAGTTATTCAGGTAGTAAAAAGCAAGGACAAGGGCAATTGGGGTCACAAGGTTCTGTGGAATCCCAAGGTGGTGGTGGTAGTTCTTCAAGTATGTCTGAATTGGAAAGTAAACCTCCACAAG GGTCTGGCGAGCTAAGCCCTGCTATTATCCACTCATTACAAGGAGGAGGGAGTCAAGATGTTGCTTCGTCCGGGTCAAAAATGAAAGAGATTGTAAACAGGCTGTCGGGAGGTGATATGGACAGTAGTCCATCTAAGAGGCTCGATGCAGCAAAACGTCAGGCAAAGGAAACGGGAGCAAACGCGTTGGGAGATATGCCATGCGTTTTCACAAAAGGAGATGGTCCTAATGGTAGAAGAGTAGATGGAATATTATACAAGTACGGGAAAGGCGAGGAGGTAAGAATTATGTGCGTATGCCACGGTAGTTTTTACTCACCAGCCGAGTTTGTCAAGCACGCTGGAGGTACCGACGTTGCTCACCCTCTCAAGCATATAGTTGTAAACCCCAATGCTTCTCCCCTTCTGTGA
- the LOC107822618 gene encoding magnesium transporter MRS2-5, with amino-acid sequence MAEENGQFVFTDFQESTSARFNTDVQANNNFHGSGLPGLKRRGQGHGSRSWIKIDELGNSKILELDKATVMRHCALPARDLRLLDPKFIYPSTILGREQAIVVNLEQIRCVITADEVILMNSLDGCVLQYESELCKRLQTNKDQPDGLPFEFRALELALELTCLSLDAQVKELELEIYPVLDELASSINTLNLERVRRLKGQLLALTQRVQKVCDEIEHLMDDDGDMAEMYLTEKKQRKEDFLNNDLYDQPDIFGKNRGAARSAPVSPLSSTTGVQKLQRAFSNVSSSKHGSFSASSNGQENIDQLEMLLEAYFVVIDSTLNKLLSLKEYIDDTEDLINIKLGTVQNQLIQFELLLTAATFVAAIFAMVTGIFGMNLKTTVFNDPDGFNWVLIITGIFCLVLYIAFLIYFKHKKLFPL; translated from the exons ATGGCAGAAGAAAATGGACAATTTGTTTTTACAGATTTTCAAGAATCTACGTCTGCTAGATTTAATACAGATGTACAGGCAAATAACAACTTTCACGGTTCTGGTCTTCCTGGTCTTAAGAGGAGAGGCCAAGGTCACGGGAGTCGCTCGTGGATAAAGATTGATGAGCTTGGAAATTCAAAGATTTTGGAATTGGATAAGGCTACTGTTATGAGACATTGTGCTTTGCCAGCTCGGGATCTCCGTCTTTTGGACCCTAAATTTATCTATCCTTCCACGATATTAGGGCGAGAGCAAGCTATTGTGGTAAACCTTGAACAGATCAGATGTGTCATCACTGCTGATGAGGTTATACTGATGAATTCTTTGGATGGTTGTGTACTGCAATACGAGTCTGAATTGTGTAAACGCCTTCAGACAAATAAAGATCAGCCGG ATGGTCTTCCTTTCGAATTCAGAGCCCTTGAGCTTGCTTTGGAGCTAACTTGTTTGTCTCTTGATGCTCAG GTGAAAGAATTAGAATTGGAAATATATCCAGTGCTTGATGAACTAGCGTCATCTATTAACACTCTAAATCTGGAACGAGTCCGTAGATTGAAAGGTCAGCTGCTTGCCTTGACTCAGCGAGTCCAAAAG GTCTGTGATGAAATAGAACATCTAATGGATGATGACGGTGACATGGCTGAGATGTACTTAACAGAGAAGAAACAAAGGAAAGAGGATTTTCTTAATAATGATTTATATGATCAACCAGATATATTTGGCAAAAATAGAGGAGCAGCAAGATCTGCTCCGGTCTCACCTTTATCATCAACTACGGGGGTGCAGAAGTTGCAACGAGCATTCAGTAATGTGAGCTCAAGCAAACACGGAAGCTTTTCAGCTTCATCTAATGGTCAAGAAAATATTGACCAACTTGAAATGTTGCTTGAAGCATATTTTGTTGTCATCGACAGCACTCTCAACAAGTTGTTATCA CTTAAAGAATATATCGACGATACAGAGGATCTGATCAATATAAAACTG GGGACTGTCCAGAATCAGCTAATACAATTTGAGTTGCTTCTAACAGCTGCAACATTTGTGGCTGCTATATTTGCTATGGTGACTGGAATATTCGGAATGAACTTGAAAACCACAGTTTTTAACGATCCAGATGGGTTTAACTGGGTTCTTATCATCACTGGAATCTTTTGTTTGGTCTTGTACATTGCTTTCTTGATTTACTTTAAGCATAAGAAACTCTTTCCACTGTAA
- the LOC107822619 gene encoding uncharacterized protein LOC107822619 produces MEFWVVVAAAGAGYVAQYLQSSSDNKDNLLEQKQFPKISTHEQSDNKNLMYQVREMFCPFRRLARKRAKNEVSDEGVFGFRHLNLDSSANFEFAVECKPEDYTGREHTITRNKVSSRPFNSTGLPNGMAVLYMGIITGMMSAIIANRREIEKVNEKLKWIKNLVEELQEKLTVKEVANDGNEKPNLYSLSVSDVETVSSSSEVQVNETTRQTSENTNHVVAENHESMSEIEAELEAELERLEMSMKFESISDFVELDSEDEVDVAQGEFKLDYLNVQCSDSSGSEWDTSATRIYHSKPANYPISPRELSLRLHEVIESRLEAQIKDLETALYNSQIRACSLEAQHILSQMDYASSESESSAYSQSPYYYHEANETTFEIDIKNGSF; encoded by the exons ATGGAGTTTTGGGTTGTTGTAGCAGCTGCAGGTGCTGGTTATGTAGCACAGTATTTGCAAAGTTCATCAGACAATAAGGACAACTTACTAGAGCAAAAGCAATTCCCTAAAATCTCAACACATGAACAATCAGATAACaagaatttgatgtaccaagtgCGTGAAATGTTTTGTCCATTTCGAAGATTAGCTCGAAAAAGAGCTAAAAACGAAGTTTCTGACGAAGGGGTTTTCGGATTCAGACATCTTAATCTTGATTCATCAGCAAATTTTGAATTTGCGGTCGAATGCAAACCAGAAGATTATACTGGAAGAGAGCATACAATTACCAGGAACAAAGTTTCTAGTAGACCATTCAATTCAACAG GGCTACCAAATGGAATGGCTGTATTGTATATGGGAATCATTACTGGTATGATGTCTGCTATTATTGCAAATAGGAGAGAGATAGAAAAGGTGAATGAAAAGTTAAAGTGGATCAAGAATTTAGTTGAAGAGTTACAAGAGAAGCtcactgtgaaagaagttgctaATGATGGTAATGAAAAGCCAAATCTATATAGTCTCTCTGTGTCAGATGTTGAGACAGTGTCATCTTCTTCTGAAGTTCAAGTTAAtgaaacaacaagacaaactAGTGAAAACACAAATCATGTGGTAGCAGAGAATCACGAATCGATGAGTGAAATTGAGGCAGAGCTTGAAGCTGAATTGGAAAGGTTGGAAATGAGCATGAAGTTTGAAAGTATATCTGATTTTGTTGAG CTAGATTCAGAAGATGAAGTAGATGTGGCTCAAGGAGAGTTCAAACTAGATTACCTCAATGTGCAGTGTTCTGATTCATCAGGCTCAGAATGGGATACTAGTGCAACTAGGATTTATCATTCTAAACCTGCCAATTATCCTATTTCCCCGAGGGAACTAAGCTTGCGCCTACACGAGGTAATAGAATCCAGGCTAGAAGCTCAAATCAAGGACCTTGAAACAGCTCTTTACAACAGCCAAATCAGAGCTTGTTCATTGGAAGCACAACATATTCTATCTCAAATGGACTATGCATCGAGTGAATCGGAGTCTTCTGCATATTCACAAAGTCCATATTATTATCATGAGGCCAATGAAACTACTTTTGAAATTGATATAAAAAATGGTTCCTTTTGA